A genomic region of Trichothermofontia sichuanensis B231 contains the following coding sequences:
- a CDS encoding NAD+ synthase translates to MLGTIPLPLYTVRRKLRDMKIAIAQLNPTIGDLAGNAQRILQAAQQGADRQVRLLLTPELSLCGYPPRDLLLNPGFIQAIQTTLAQLARDLPPKVAVLVGAVHPNPLCAQDGGKPLFNSIALLQDGEIQQHFHKRLLPTYDVFDEARYFTPGQTPNCFELDGLRIGVTICEDLWNDEEFWGQRRYLHNPIQDLAAIGVDITINLSASPYTVGKQKIREAMLGHLARRYDQPLLYANQVGGNDDLIFDGSSVAVNRQGKLVGRAAAFAPDWLELEFDPTQRDLVPGILAPAPEHETAEIWQALVLGVRDYALKCGFRNIVVGLSGGIDSALVAAIAVAALGPDHVLGVLMPSPYSSEHSVTDALALVKNLGIAHQILPIADLMQGFDRTLAPLFGDCPPDITEENIQSRIRGTLLMAISNKLGHLLLSTGNKSEMAVGYCTLYGDMDGGLAAIADVPKMQVYALCQWLNQGGWHTGEGHPQAVIPENILTKAPSAELRPNQMDTDSLPPYPILDDILARLIEAHQSLEEIVAAGHEAAIVEKVARLVDRSEFKRRQAPPGLKITDRAFGTGWRMPIAQRWQRTRQTSATRVS, encoded by the coding sequence GTGCTGGGCACAATCCCGCTCCCCCTATACACCGTAAGAAGAAAATTACGCGACATGAAAATTGCGATCGCTCAACTGAATCCCACCATCGGTGATCTGGCCGGTAATGCCCAGCGAATTTTGCAGGCTGCCCAACAGGGGGCCGATCGCCAGGTGCGGCTTCTCCTCACCCCGGAACTCTCCCTTTGTGGTTATCCCCCCAGGGATTTGTTGCTCAATCCCGGTTTTATCCAGGCTATCCAGACCACCCTGGCCCAGTTAGCCAGAGACCTTCCTCCCAAGGTGGCGGTGCTCGTTGGTGCGGTGCATCCTAATCCCCTTTGCGCCCAAGATGGCGGTAAACCCCTGTTTAATAGCATTGCCCTGCTACAAGACGGGGAAATCCAGCAACACTTTCACAAACGGCTATTGCCTACCTATGACGTGTTTGATGAAGCTCGCTACTTCACCCCTGGCCAAACCCCGAACTGCTTTGAGCTAGATGGCCTGCGGATTGGGGTCACAATTTGTGAAGATCTCTGGAATGACGAGGAATTCTGGGGCCAGCGACGTTACCTCCATAACCCGATTCAGGACCTGGCGGCGATCGGGGTTGATATAACGATTAATTTATCGGCTTCACCCTATACGGTTGGAAAGCAGAAAATTCGGGAAGCGATGCTGGGACACTTGGCACGTCGTTATGATCAGCCGCTCCTGTATGCCAACCAGGTAGGGGGAAATGATGACCTGATTTTTGATGGTAGCAGCGTGGCCGTTAACCGCCAGGGGAAGTTAGTGGGTCGGGCTGCCGCCTTTGCCCCTGATTGGCTGGAATTGGAGTTTGACCCGACGCAGCGGGACCTGGTACCCGGCATCCTGGCCCCAGCCCCGGAACATGAAACAGCGGAAATCTGGCAGGCCCTGGTGTTGGGGGTGCGGGACTACGCCCTCAAATGTGGCTTTCGCAACATTGTGGTGGGTCTCAGTGGGGGGATTGATTCAGCGCTGGTGGCCGCGATCGCGGTGGCGGCATTGGGACCTGACCACGTGTTGGGCGTGCTGATGCCCTCTCCCTACAGTTCCGAACATTCGGTGACAGACGCCTTGGCTCTGGTTAAAAATCTGGGGATAGCCCACCAAATTTTGCCGATCGCGGATCTTATGCAGGGGTTTGATCGCACTCTGGCCCCGCTCTTCGGCGATTGCCCCCCCGATATCACCGAAGAGAATATCCAATCCCGGATTCGGGGCACCTTACTCATGGCAATCTCTAATAAGTTGGGGCACCTGCTGCTCTCGACCGGCAATAAGTCAGAGATGGCGGTGGGGTATTGCACCCTCTATGGCGATATGGATGGCGGGCTAGCCGCGATCGCCGATGTGCCAAAGATGCAGGTCTATGCCCTATGCCAATGGTTAAACCAGGGGGGATGGCATACCGGGGAGGGGCACCCCCAAGCGGTGATTCCTGAAAATATCCTGACCAAGGCACCCAGTGCCGAACTGCGTCCCAACCAAATGGATACGGATTCCCTCCCCCCCTACCCGATCCTGGATGATATTCTGGCGCGTTTAATTGAAGCCCATCAGTCTCTAGAGGAGATTGTGGCCGCCGGCCATGAAGCGGCGATCGTGGAAAAAGTTGCCCGGTTAGTCGATCGCTCAGAATTTAAACGCAGACAAGCCCCCCCCGGCCTGAAAATTACCGATCGGGCCTTTGGGACAGGTTGGCGGATGCCGATCGCCCAACGGTGGCAGCGTACTCGCCAAACGTCAGCGACCAGGGTATCGTAA
- a CDS encoding phospholipase D-like domain-containing protein has product MLHLAIPKSLSQFNEALLKNLETATTVIFVAGVGLTLLTQQWLYLVVALGLMFWLSQREQRRLAQTLEQLQNHYNVFASAIATTRDRLDRVERDTLTLRTIQSEHHTTHQAVTSLTDAYYSTLRRLMALEDCVGEVQSRQDDCILMLDSFQRSLEIIQDFYGHTTDLKIEAAISQHWERIEAALSALERQADYHLLKGYEANRTALVSALEQVESRLTMACPCLADSPIDEAIIAKLEQLLANGKQIEIGWGLMRGIHPNPHSESEGPLYSALPKLRALQHAYPTQLTLRLISTHDKFLVCDHHVALVGSHHFLASSSAFPEHELGLQTTDPAIVHNLLQYFAQAPELKQLVRRRSVA; this is encoded by the coding sequence ATGTTGCATCTAGCCATACCTAAAAGCCTTAGCCAGTTTAATGAGGCTCTGCTTAAGAACCTGGAAACAGCAACAACTGTGATCTTTGTAGCCGGGGTGGGCCTAACCCTCCTAACGCAACAATGGCTTTACCTCGTTGTTGCGTTAGGACTGATGTTCTGGCTGAGCCAACGGGAACAGCGACGCCTTGCTCAGACCTTAGAGCAGTTACAGAATCATTACAACGTCTTTGCTAGCGCGATCGCGACGACCCGTGATCGCCTGGATCGGGTCGAGCGGGATACCTTGACGCTCCGCACTATCCAATCCGAGCACCATACCACCCATCAAGCTGTAACTTCCCTAACGGACGCCTACTACAGCACCCTTCGCCGCCTCATGGCTCTGGAAGATTGTGTGGGTGAGGTGCAATCCCGGCAAGACGATTGCATCCTGATGCTTGACAGTTTCCAACGCAGTCTAGAAATTATCCAGGACTTTTATGGCCACACGACTGACCTGAAGATTGAGGCGGCGATCTCCCAGCACTGGGAGCGGATTGAAGCAGCCCTCAGTGCGTTAGAGCGGCAGGCAGATTACCACTTACTCAAGGGCTATGAGGCTAACCGGACGGCTCTAGTGAGTGCCCTGGAACAGGTAGAAAGCCGGTTGACAATGGCTTGTCCCTGTCTGGCAGACTCACCGATCGACGAGGCGATCATTGCCAAATTGGAGCAGCTTCTGGCCAACGGTAAACAGATTGAAATTGGTTGGGGGCTAATGCGTGGGATTCACCCCAATCCCCATAGTGAGAGTGAAGGTCCTCTCTACAGTGCCTTACCGAAATTACGGGCTTTACAACACGCCTACCCGACCCAACTGACCCTGAGGTTGATCAGCACTCACGACAAGTTCCTAGTCTGTGATCATCACGTTGCTCTGGTCGGTAGTCATCATTTCCTGGCTTCTAGCAGTGCCTTCCCAGAGCATGAACTGGGTCTCCAGACGACTGATCCAGCGATCGTTCATAACCTGCTGCAATATTTTGCTCAGGCTCCAGAACTCAAACAACTGGTCCGACGGCGATCGGTTGCTTAG
- a CDS encoding esterase/lipase family protein — MNDLTKLMPRPIVILPGYFAGAETYQALAQDLRERGFTPTIVPLQRRDWWPTLGGRPVNPILDQIDRTVMRVLEQSGSDKVHLIGHSAGGWIARIYLGDQPYSPAARTWKARPHVATLLTLGTPHLSQERWTRQNLEFVNTTYPGAFYPDITYVCVAGKSVFGRRRWGTWLAYNSYELTCGQGETWGDGITPIAAAHLDGAENLTLDNVQHSPRRDRLWYGSPEVVAQWCSYLD, encoded by the coding sequence GTGAACGACCTTACGAAGCTGATGCCGCGACCGATTGTCATTCTGCCCGGATATTTTGCCGGCGCCGAGACCTATCAAGCCCTCGCGCAAGACCTGCGCGAGCGGGGTTTTACCCCCACGATCGTGCCACTCCAGCGCCGCGACTGGTGGCCGACCCTAGGAGGACGCCCGGTCAACCCTATTCTTGATCAGATCGATCGCACGGTCATGCGGGTACTGGAGCAGTCGGGCAGTGATAAAGTGCACCTGATTGGCCACTCCGCAGGGGGATGGATCGCCCGCATCTACCTGGGAGATCAACCCTATTCCCCCGCCGCTCGTACCTGGAAAGCCAGACCCCACGTGGCCACCCTTCTCACCCTAGGGACGCCGCACCTGAGTCAGGAACGGTGGACGCGCCAAAATTTAGAGTTTGTGAACACCACCTATCCCGGCGCTTTTTACCCGGATATCACCTATGTTTGTGTGGCCGGGAAATCGGTCTTCGGACGTCGCCGTTGGGGCACTTGGTTGGCCTACAACAGCTATGAGTTGACCTGTGGCCAAGGCGAAACCTGGGGAGATGGGATTACGCCGATCGCCGCCGCCCACCTCGACGGGGCCGAAAATCTCACGCTGGACAATGTGCAGCACTCCCCTCGGCGCGATCGTCTCTGGTATGGTTCGCCAGAAGTGGTGGCCCAGTGGTGTTCCTATTTAGATTAA
- a CDS encoding 4'-phosphopantetheinyl transferase family protein gives MVRLLPHQVQVFYIFLPPWQTELDTLWPLLATQEQQRAHQFVQAIDRQRFIISHGTLRQILGEYLGIPPEQVPLQATALGKPYVAGMPIAFNLSHAGQWAAIAVTTGMPVGIDIEAFRPIANLVSLGRHVFSPAERAAFTAIPAADQLSAFFQLWTRKEALLKAIGQGLHLPPTRVNLGFTVEPQVIDCQTALTGPVAGDFTRIALYPLRPDRDYWGALAVAGSGGTIIEQCWLPDRASLI, from the coding sequence ATGGTTCGGCTGTTACCTCATCAGGTTCAGGTCTTTTATATTTTTCTGCCCCCTTGGCAAACGGAACTGGATACCCTATGGCCTTTGTTGGCTACCCAGGAACAGCAGCGGGCACACCAGTTTGTCCAAGCGATTGATCGCCAGCGCTTCATCATCTCCCACGGCACGCTGCGTCAAATTCTGGGTGAGTATTTAGGCATTCCCCCGGAACAGGTACCGCTCCAAGCGACTGCGTTGGGTAAACCCTATGTGGCTGGGATGCCGATCGCATTTAATCTTTCCCATGCGGGTCAGTGGGCAGCGATCGCGGTAACGACCGGGATGCCAGTGGGGATTGATATTGAAGCCTTTCGCCCGATCGCGAATCTTGTATCCCTAGGACGCCATGTTTTCTCACCCGCTGAACGGGCAGCATTTACAGCGATACCGGCGGCTGACCAATTATCAGCCTTTTTCCAACTCTGGACCCGCAAGGAGGCGTTGCTCAAGGCGATTGGGCAGGGTCTGCATTTACCGCCAACCCGGGTTAACCTGGGTTTTACGGTTGAACCGCAAGTCATTGACTGTCAGACAGCCCTGACGGGGCCGGTGGCGGGGGATTTCACCCGGATCGCGCTTTATCCCCTGCGTCCCGATCGGGATTATTGGGGTGCCCTTGCCGTCGCAGGTTCAGGGGGAACGATCATTGAACAATGTTGGCTGCCTGATCGTGCCAGTTTAATCTAA
- the polA gene encoding DNA polymerase I has translation MSPSPADAPPLLLLVDGHSLAFRSYYAFAKSREGGLRTTTGIPTSICYGFLKTLLEVVQTEAPAAIGVAFDRGEPTFRHEADATYKAGRPETPEDFIPDLENLQALLQALQLPILTAPGYEADDVLGTLAQRATAAGYRVKILSGDQDLFQLVDADRGISILHLSGAFAQRGKAVLPQEFGPAEVEAKLGIRPEQVVDYKALCGDASDNIPGVRGIGPKTAVQLLKEYGSLAQIYQSLPAIKPALRQKLVEQQEAARHSQYLAQIQLNVPLAIDLETLRLTGFASERVEPILEKLEFRSFLNQIQALQQQLGGSPATAGGVALTSAEAAAEVTAANPAGAEAEADAIAFFTAAETLAAQPETGGDWSALPVPVEIVDTPEKLTALVVQLTGTELPVAWDTETTSLDPLSADLVGIGCCWQPVGEAVANNLRIAYIPMGHRQGKNLDKAEVLTALRPILENATLPKVLQNAKYDRLVLRRQGIQLAGVVFDPMLASYVINPEASHNLSDLSARYLGIRTQSYPELVAKHQTIADVAIPRVAAYCGMDVYTTFCLVEKLQAELDKVPELARLFKTVELPLESVLAEMEYRGIRIDADYLQQFSQQLEQDLKAIEAQAYQIAGTPFNLASPKQLSQLLFGTLGLNTKKSRKTKLGYSTDASVLEKLQGDHPIIDAILEHRSLAKLKSTYVDALPHLVRANTGRVHTDFNQVVTATGRLSSSNPNLQNIPIRTAFSRQIRQAFIPEPGWLLAAADYSQIELRILAHLSQEPVLIEAYQKNEDVHTLTARLLLEKETVTVEERRLGKVINFGVIYGMGPQRFARETGVDPAEAKHFIDRFNQRYPAVFAYLQRMQKQAIAQGHVETILGRRRYFSFSSDTLRRLQGTDPAAIDLDRVRSLNAYDAGLLRAAANAPIQGSSADIIKIAMVRLQEVLKDYQAHLLLQVHDELVLEVPPAEWPVLAAEIKATMEAAVTLSVPLVVDVRAGENWMVAK, from the coding sequence ATGTCACCCTCCCCTGCTGATGCGCCTCCGCTGCTGTTGTTAGTCGATGGTCATTCCTTGGCTTTTCGCTCCTACTATGCCTTTGCCAAAAGTCGGGAGGGGGGCCTACGGACAACAACGGGCATCCCCACTAGCATCTGCTACGGCTTTCTTAAGACTTTGTTAGAGGTGGTGCAAACGGAGGCTCCAGCCGCGATCGGGGTGGCCTTTGATCGGGGGGAACCCACATTTCGCCATGAGGCGGATGCCACCTATAAGGCAGGGCGTCCAGAAACGCCCGAGGATTTTATCCCCGATTTAGAAAATTTGCAGGCACTCTTGCAGGCGTTGCAACTGCCGATTTTAACTGCTCCTGGTTATGAAGCGGATGATGTCTTGGGAACGCTGGCGCAACGGGCTACGGCAGCGGGGTATCGGGTGAAAATCCTCAGTGGGGACCAGGATTTATTTCAATTGGTTGATGCCGATCGAGGTATTTCGATTCTGCATCTCAGTGGAGCCTTCGCGCAACGGGGCAAGGCGGTACTGCCCCAAGAGTTTGGCCCAGCAGAGGTGGAGGCAAAACTCGGCATCCGACCCGAACAGGTGGTGGATTATAAAGCCCTGTGTGGTGATGCATCCGACAATATTCCTGGGGTACGCGGTATTGGTCCCAAAACGGCGGTACAACTGCTCAAGGAATATGGTTCATTGGCGCAGATCTATCAATCGTTACCAGCCATTAAACCGGCCCTACGGCAAAAACTTGTCGAGCAACAGGAGGCTGCTCGTCATTCTCAGTATCTAGCCCAGATTCAGTTAAATGTTCCGCTGGCAATTGATCTCGAAACCTTGCGACTGACGGGATTTGCCAGTGAACGGGTTGAGCCAATTTTAGAAAAGTTGGAATTTCGATCGTTCCTCAATCAAATTCAGGCGCTCCAACAGCAATTGGGAGGATCACCCGCAACGGCAGGGGGAGTAGCCTTAACGTCGGCTGAGGCAGCGGCTGAGGTAACGGCTGCGAATCCCGCAGGGGCCGAGGCAGAAGCTGACGCGATCGCGTTTTTCACCGCGGCTGAGACCTTAGCAGCACAACCGGAAACAGGGGGGGATTGGTCAGCTTTACCCGTCCCGGTCGAGATTGTAGATACCCCCGAAAAATTAACAGCGTTGGTGGTCCAATTAACTGGTACCGAGTTACCCGTGGCCTGGGACACCGAAACCACATCTCTGGATCCCCTTAGTGCCGATCTGGTTGGTATAGGGTGCTGCTGGCAGCCGGTTGGGGAAGCGGTGGCTAATAACCTACGTATTGCCTATATCCCGATGGGGCACCGTCAGGGCAAAAATCTAGACAAGGCGGAGGTATTAACGGCCCTGCGTCCGATTTTAGAAAATGCCACACTGCCGAAGGTCCTCCAAAATGCGAAGTACGATCGCCTAGTCCTCCGCCGTCAGGGCATTCAATTAGCAGGGGTTGTCTTTGACCCAATGTTGGCCAGTTACGTCATTAACCCAGAAGCTAGCCATAACCTGAGTGACTTATCGGCCCGCTATTTGGGTATCCGTACCCAAAGCTATCCTGAGTTGGTGGCTAAGCATCAGACGATCGCAGATGTCGCGATTCCCCGTGTCGCGGCCTACTGTGGTATGGATGTATACACCACCTTTTGTCTGGTTGAAAAACTACAGGCAGAACTGGATAAAGTTCCTGAACTAGCAAGGCTGTTCAAGACAGTGGAATTACCCCTAGAATCGGTCCTGGCTGAAATGGAGTACCGAGGGATTCGCATTGATGCTGACTATCTCCAACAATTTTCCCAGCAGCTTGAGCAGGATCTCAAAGCGATCGAAGCACAAGCCTATCAGATAGCAGGGACTCCTTTTAACCTCGCTTCTCCTAAACAACTCAGCCAATTATTATTTGGAACCCTCGGCTTAAATACAAAAAAAAGTCGTAAGACTAAGTTAGGTTATTCTACGGATGCCAGTGTCTTGGAAAAATTACAGGGAGATCATCCGATTATTGATGCTATTTTGGAACACCGCAGTTTGGCCAAGCTAAAGTCAACCTATGTAGATGCCCTCCCCCATCTCGTACGAGCCAATACAGGTCGGGTGCATACGGATTTTAATCAAGTTGTGACGGCAACAGGACGATTGTCTTCCTCAAATCCTAACTTGCAAAATATCCCTATCCGAACGGCTTTTAGTCGACAAATTCGTCAGGCTTTTATTCCTGAACCTGGCTGGTTGCTTGCCGCAGCAGATTATTCCCAAATTGAGTTACGGATTCTGGCCCACCTCAGTCAGGAACCTGTCTTGATTGAAGCCTATCAAAAGAATGAAGACGTGCATACGCTTACGGCTCGCCTACTACTGGAAAAGGAAACAGTAACGGTAGAAGAACGGCGGCTGGGTAAGGTAATCAACTTTGGGGTTATTTATGGAATGGGTCCCCAGCGATTTGCCCGAGAAACGGGGGTTGATCCGGCTGAGGCGAAGCACTTTATCGATCGCTTTAATCAACGCTATCCAGCCGTGTTTGCCTATTTACAACGGATGCAAAAACAGGCGATCGCCCAAGGACATGTCGAAACAATTTTGGGACGGCGGCGCTACTTCAGTTTTTCGAGTGATACCCTCCGCCGTCTACAAGGTACCGATCCAGCGGCGATTGATCTCGACCGGGTGCGATCGCTCAATGCCTATGATGCGGGTCTACTCCGGGCAGCGGCAAATGCACCGATTCAAGGGTCCAGTGCTGACATTATTAAAATTGCAATGGTGCGTTTGCAGGAGGTCCTAAAGGACTATCAAGCGCATTTATTGTTGCAGGTTCATGATGAGTTGGTACTGGAGGTGCCGCCAGCAGAATGGCCAGTGTTGGCAGCCGAAATTAAGGCAACGATGGAGGCGGCTGTAACTTTAAGCGTGCCGCTGGTCGTAGACGTGCGAGCGGGGGAAAATTGGATGGTGGCCAAGTAA
- a CDS encoding pentapeptide repeat-containing protein — protein sequence MANPEHVAQLRQGVPHWNQWRSQHPTLIPDLRGPSLPVGLISGLRSLIVYLNRLTQVGILSVVIVFVLWSLGSTIAPKAVTLLFLINQCLLLGLMMVALVVPLAIVGWAVQMIFTVWQGHDLHHLSLQGANLSRAKLMGANLDGLDLRSANLYAADLRFAHLRGADLKQANLSRANLLLTDLQGADLTNANLSQAWLIWTNLGGANLQGTVLREARHPFANFRAARFSHTVMANGQIRDR from the coding sequence ATGGCCAACCCAGAACACGTAGCGCAGTTGCGGCAAGGTGTCCCCCATTGGAACCAATGGCGATCGCAGCACCCAACCCTCATCCCTGACTTGCGGGGACCGAGTTTACCGGTAGGTCTTATATCTGGCTTACGCTCCTTAATCGTTTACTTAAATCGACTCACACAGGTGGGGATTTTGAGTGTGGTGATTGTGTTCGTGTTATGGAGCCTAGGATCAACGATCGCACCTAAGGCCGTTACCCTATTGTTTCTGATCAACCAGTGTCTACTGTTGGGGCTGATGATGGTGGCACTGGTTGTTCCCCTCGCGATCGTGGGGTGGGCAGTACAGATGATATTCACGGTCTGGCAGGGGCATGATCTGCATCATCTCAGTCTTCAGGGGGCTAACCTGAGTCGAGCCAAGTTGATGGGGGCTAATCTGGATGGCCTCGATCTGCGATCGGCCAATCTTTATGCGGCTGATCTGCGCTTTGCCCACCTACGGGGCGCAGATTTAAAGCAAGCTAATCTCAGCAGAGCGAATCTCTTGCTCACAGACCTACAGGGGGCCGATTTAACCAATGCCAATTTGAGCCAAGCTTGGTTAATCTGGACAAACTTGGGGGGGGCAAATTTACAGGGAACGGTGCTTAGGGAAGCCCGCCACCCATTTGCCAATTTTCGGGCGGCCCGATTTAGCCATACCGTCATGGCCAACGGTCAGATTCGCGATCGCTAA
- a CDS encoding hybrid sensor histidine kinase/response regulator, translating into MIVEDEVIVAQTIAVMLGQLGHQVVGIFSTGREAIEKAAETRPDIVLMDIVLRSDSEIDGIDAACQIHNQLRIPIIYLTAYADDQTLERAKQTQPVGYLVKPINELNLKVALEIGLAQHYHTLEVCIPDPLDVLFSCMSDGVIATDQQGQVTFINPAAEELTGWSCQEAIGQSITDILNLVDQRTQEPIASPVLQAIRERQVVYLQAFASLVTRHGNQIAIGDSVSPLTSQGQPNGAVIVFWDLSQRHAHVNLAPSLAKELELKQLHDRFTDLLTRQFRTPLNTILSSTGLLQLYGSRWSEAQHEEQLAQIEAAVEQMNQVLETITLLAQTEQVTQVVAPAPLDLRHFCEELLQSLLEEDERAVERIQFNFDPSITTVNLDERLLHHTLYSLLSNALKYSNSDQTVQFEIIADLKNQMITFRIEDYGRGIPVADQARIFESFYRGSNIESIPGYGLGLAIVLRCVNLQQGEIFFASTVDVGTTFIVKLRTQFS; encoded by the coding sequence ATGATTGTTGAAGATGAGGTGATTGTTGCGCAGACAATTGCAGTGATGTTAGGACAGTTAGGTCATCAGGTAGTTGGCATTTTCTCAACAGGACGAGAAGCGATCGAAAAGGCAGCCGAAACCCGTCCTGATATTGTTTTAATGGACATTGTGCTACGTTCAGATTCAGAAATTGATGGCATTGATGCAGCTTGTCAGATTCACAATCAGTTGAGAATTCCTATTATTTATCTTACTGCCTATGCAGATGATCAAACTTTAGAGCGTGCTAAGCAAACTCAACCAGTTGGTTACTTAGTTAAGCCGATCAATGAACTTAACTTAAAGGTTGCCTTGGAAATTGGTTTAGCACAGCACTATCATACGCTGGAAGTGTGCATCCCTGATCCACTCGATGTTTTATTTAGCTGTATGAGTGATGGGGTGATTGCCACTGATCAACAAGGGCAAGTTACCTTTATAAACCCCGCTGCTGAAGAGCTGACAGGATGGTCTTGCCAGGAAGCCATCGGTCAGTCAATTACTGATATTCTTAATTTGGTGGATCAGCGTACCCAAGAACCGATTGCTAGCCCGGTTCTCCAAGCCATTCGTGAGCGACAGGTCGTCTACCTTCAGGCATTTGCCAGCTTGGTAACCCGTCATGGTAATCAGATCGCGATCGGAGATAGTGTTAGCCCACTAACCAGTCAGGGGCAACCCAATGGCGCCGTTATTGTATTTTGGGATTTAAGTCAACGCCATGCCCATGTTAACTTAGCACCATCCCTAGCCAAAGAACTGGAATTAAAACAACTCCACGATCGCTTTACGGATCTACTAACTCGCCAATTCCGGACACCATTAAATACAATCCTATCTTCTACCGGCCTCTTACAACTTTATGGTTCACGTTGGTCAGAAGCTCAGCATGAAGAACAACTTGCTCAGATTGAAGCTGCTGTTGAGCAGATGAATCAGGTTCTAGAAACTATCACACTGCTCGCCCAAACCGAACAGGTTACTCAGGTTGTGGCACCGGCTCCTCTGGATTTGCGCCATTTCTGTGAGGAGTTACTCCAATCTCTCCTAGAAGAGGATGAGCGTGCTGTGGAACGAATTCAATTTAATTTCGATCCTAGTATAACAACTGTTAATCTCGATGAACGTTTGCTACATCATACTTTGTATAGTTTATTATCGAATGCACTTAAATATTCAAATTCTGATCAGACTGTCCAGTTTGAGATCATAGCTGACTTGAAAAACCAAATGATAACCTTTCGGATTGAAGACTACGGTCGAGGGATTCCCGTCGCTGATCAGGCCAGGATATTTGAATCCTTCTACCGAGGTAGCAATATTGAGTCTATCCCGGGTTATGGTTTGGGGCTAGCAATCGTGCTGCGTTGTGTCAACCTCCAGCAAGGAGAAATTTTTTTTGCCAGTACGGTGGATGTAGGGACAACTTTTATTGTCAAACTCCGCACGCAATTTTCCTAA